In Legionella cardiaca, a genomic segment contains:
- a CDS encoding YifB family Mg chelatase-like AAA ATPase produces MNLAFSKTRSAVGIHAQPVSVEVHLSNGLPSFTIVGLAETAVKESKDRVRSAIINSQFEFPCRKITVNLAPANLPKSGSGFDLPIAIGILAASGQLPASSLISHEFIGELALSGGLRGVSAIIPVVLAAHRDKQRLIIAAANAQEASLTGYSEVYTATNLREVCSYLCQNTPLETLPARPETNHVNSNLDWSDIKGQHHAKRAMEIAACGGHSILLSGPPGSGKTMLAKRFSTLLPELTETQALECAAINSLRGRLPDFNAWRSPPFRSPHHTASPVALVGGGNPPKPGEISLAHHGILFLDELPEFNRQVLETLREPLESGNIWISRAATQIEFPAQFQLLAAMNPCPCGQWGNPNANCLCSPERITRYLAKLSAPLLDRIDMHITVQALTQEELIKPNTVEGGQSEHIREQVIQIRTKQVSRQNCLNTHLSAKDCEAVCELENEELTFLAEAMNRLKLSARAYHRLLKVARTVADIKNSEKVDLSALQQALSFKQILQIPK; encoded by the coding sequence ATGAATCTCGCTTTCAGTAAAACGCGGAGTGCCGTGGGTATTCATGCGCAACCCGTCTCTGTGGAAGTCCATTTATCCAATGGCTTGCCTAGTTTCACTATTGTTGGTTTGGCAGAAACCGCCGTGAAAGAAAGTAAAGACAGGGTTCGCAGCGCCATTATTAATAGTCAGTTTGAATTTCCCTGTCGCAAAATCACTGTGAACCTCGCCCCCGCAAACTTACCTAAATCTGGAAGTGGTTTTGATTTACCCATCGCTATCGGCATCCTTGCCGCCTCAGGACAGCTACCCGCATCGTCTTTAATTTCTCATGAATTCATTGGGGAGCTTGCCTTAAGTGGTGGCCTACGTGGTGTATCCGCTATTATCCCTGTCGTCTTGGCTGCTCATCGAGATAAACAACGACTTATCATTGCTGCTGCCAACGCGCAAGAAGCCTCCCTGACAGGCTATAGTGAGGTGTATACTGCAACAAATCTACGCGAAGTTTGCAGCTATTTATGTCAAAATACCCCTCTGGAAACACTGCCTGCTCGCCCAGAAACAAATCATGTGAACTCCAACCTGGATTGGTCTGATATTAAAGGCCAACATCATGCAAAACGAGCCATGGAAATTGCGGCTTGCGGTGGTCATAGCATTTTATTAAGTGGTCCTCCAGGAAGTGGCAAAACAATGCTAGCCAAACGCTTTAGCACATTACTTCCTGAACTCACTGAAACACAAGCTTTGGAATGCGCGGCTATTAATTCCCTTCGCGGACGTCTTCCTGATTTTAATGCATGGCGCTCTCCTCCTTTTCGTTCCCCACATCATACCGCGTCTCCCGTTGCCTTGGTTGGTGGAGGTAACCCACCTAAACCCGGTGAAATCTCCCTGGCCCACCATGGCATTCTTTTTCTTGACGAACTACCAGAATTTAACAGACAAGTGCTGGAGACTTTGCGGGAACCCTTAGAATCAGGAAATATTTGGATTTCACGAGCAGCCACTCAAATCGAATTCCCCGCCCAATTTCAACTTCTGGCAGCAATGAATCCCTGTCCTTGCGGACAATGGGGAAATCCAAACGCAAATTGCTTATGTAGTCCTGAACGTATAACACGTTATCTTGCAAAATTATCAGCGCCGTTATTGGACAGAATTGACATGCACATTACTGTTCAAGCCTTAACGCAAGAGGAATTAATTAAGCCAAATACCGTTGAAGGAGGACAAAGCGAGCATATCCGAGAACAGGTTATTCAAATAAGAACCAAACAAGTATCAAGACAAAATTGTCTTAATACACATTTAAGTGCTAAAGATTGCGAAGCAGTTTGTGAATTAGAAAATGAAGAATTGACCTTTTTAGCTGAAGCAATGAATCGCCTTAAATTATCAGCTCGAGCCTATCACCGTCTACTCAAGGTTGCAAGAACAGTTGCTGACATAAAAAACTCTGAAAAAGTAGATCTCAGCGCACTGCAACAAGCTTTATCTTTCAAGCAAATATTGCAAATACCAAAGTAA
- the ubiK gene encoding ubiquinone biosynthesis accessory factor UbiK, which produces MFDSKHLDDLAKKLFATLPTSLQNFEKDIQQKFKEVLQAAFARLDLVTREEFDVQAKVLIRTREKLDDLQIKIENLLAKNKDH; this is translated from the coding sequence ATGTTTGATTCAAAACATCTTGACGATTTAGCAAAAAAACTTTTTGCCACTTTACCTACAAGTCTACAAAATTTCGAAAAAGATATTCAACAAAAATTCAAGGAAGTACTCCAGGCTGCTTTTGCACGACTAGATTTAGTAACCCGAGAGGAATTTGATGTGCAAGCCAAAGTTTTAATTAGAACACGAGAAAAACTAGATGATTTACAAATAAAAATTGAAAATTTGCTAGCTAAAAATAAAGACCATTGA
- a CDS encoding P-II family nitrogen regulator codes for MKMLTAIIKPFKLDDVHEALMEIGVPGITISETRGFGRQKGHTELYRGAEYVVDFLPKIKIELALPDNMIEAAIDAICKAAYTGKIGDGKIFVYELQQVVRIRTGEVGDDAL; via the coding sequence ATGAAAATGCTTACAGCAATTATCAAGCCTTTTAAACTTGATGATGTGCATGAAGCACTAATGGAAATTGGTGTTCCAGGAATAACTATTTCTGAAACGCGTGGCTTTGGACGGCAAAAAGGGCACACAGAATTATATAGAGGTGCTGAATATGTGGTTGATTTTTTGCCAAAGATTAAAATTGAACTGGCTTTACCAGATAATATGATAGAAGCCGCAATAGACGCCATTTGCAAAGCAGCTTATACAGGCAAGATTGGCGACGGTAAAATTTTTGTTTATGAACTGCAACAAGTTGTCCGTATTAGAACGGGTGAAGTAGGGGATGATGCTCTTTAG
- a CDS encoding EVE domain-containing protein: MTRYWLMKSEPDCFSIDDLRNASNQTTHWDGVRNYQARNFMRNDMAVGDQVFFYHSNCNPPGIIGIAEVTSKAYPDHTAFDPESEHPDPKSTPSNPRWYMVDIRFKEKFKKLISLDMLRQYPQLENMVLLRRGNRLSVLPVAKEEWDFIRSHLIA, from the coding sequence ATGACCCGTTATTGGCTAATGAAATCGGAGCCTGATTGTTTCAGTATTGATGATCTTCGCAATGCCTCCAATCAAACTACTCATTGGGATGGTGTACGTAACTATCAGGCACGTAATTTTATGCGTAATGATATGGCAGTTGGCGATCAAGTATTTTTTTATCATTCAAATTGCAACCCACCGGGAATTATTGGTATTGCGGAAGTCACCAGTAAGGCTTATCCAGACCATACCGCCTTTGATCCCGAGAGCGAGCACCCAGATCCTAAAAGTACACCAAGCAATCCCCGATGGTACATGGTTGATATTCGCTTTAAAGAAAAATTTAAAAAGCTGATTTCCCTGGATATGCTAAGACAATATCCACAGCTCGAAAATATGGTTCTTTTACGTCGTGGAAACCGCTTATCAGTGCTTCCTGTGGCTAAAGAAGAATGGGATTTTATTAGGAGTCATTTAATAGCTTAA
- a CDS encoding 5-formyltetrahydrofolate cyclo-ligase, translated as MADRFKLALRRSCRQIRENLSHDYQQEASNQVCARIRSLEQYRYAKRIALYQAVGGEINLNSLWNSAPLQRKYCYYPALNDDKTLSFLPATPATAFIENRFGIPEPDVARSTAISPGQLDIIFMPLVAFDKQGTRLGMGAGYYDRTLAKERHPLLIGVAYEFQRQSYIRAYAWDIPLAAVITQHAIYWSKP; from the coding sequence ATGGCCGATCGCTTTAAACTAGCCTTAAGACGTAGTTGCCGACAAATACGTGAAAATTTATCTCATGACTATCAACAAGAAGCTTCCAATCAAGTTTGTGCTCGAATTCGTAGTCTTGAGCAATATCGCTATGCCAAACGTATTGCCTTATATCAAGCCGTAGGCGGGGAAATTAATTTAAATTCCCTTTGGAATTCTGCACCCTTACAGCGAAAATATTGCTACTATCCCGCCCTTAATGACGATAAAACGCTTTCATTCTTACCAGCAACACCTGCTACTGCGTTTATTGAAAATCGCTTTGGTATTCCAGAACCTGATGTCGCAAGAAGTACGGCCATTTCGCCAGGACAACTTGATATTATTTTTATGCCCTTGGTTGCCTTTGATAAACAAGGTACTCGCTTAGGGATGGGGGCAGGTTATTATGACCGCACTCTGGCAAAGGAAAGACATCCCTTACTTATTGGAGTGGCCTACGAATTTCAAAGGCAATCTTATATTCGGGCCTATGCCTGGGATATCCCGCTTGCTGCAGTGATTACACAACATGCAATTTATTGGAGTAAACCATGA